One Maribacter dokdonensis DSW-8 genomic region harbors:
- a CDS encoding T9SS type B sorting domain-containing protein, with product MTKYGISILLICFFGIFTCFAQVSADCANAVPICYNTPVNGGTNGYGIDDYNGASISGCITQGSGTIETNSAWYTFKIGEVGQLGFNIGFDSNEDWDFALYRTNDCNALGDPVRCNYFDNSDDSSYIGVGEDPTGIENIQYDDWLLVEPGEEYLLMINNFSNNNSGFSIQFSGTIFVEFPNSALDCDIIDNLLGPPIIACDNETVVLDATTTDAITYEWYLDAGTGYQRIPGESDPELSVAVSGMYRVLVVRPLGNNLISETQVAYAPSPETHELEDETACLDGTVIDFNEKDAEALGGQSPLDFRVSYHESFEDAFDGANALSKEFVPTQVYQTIYVRTTSIENSMCFDASESFEVEGIELPILDFDTEVYICGDEPVVTIGQRIPDASFTYEWSSGQTSSLITVAEPGVYTLSVTNTQGLIQCITVRSVTVVFSSPPVISDITIEYEDDASNMVNVYLEENGDFEYQVDDQAPQNSSVFNNLFPGEHTITVRDPNGCGSDTRDIVVVGFPKFFTPNGDNVNDVWKVDGLSALEDPMITIYDRYGKLLYQIFEDSSGWNGSFNGQLLPESDYWFKLSYTNSLGENTNASYINNHFTLKR from the coding sequence ATGACCAAGTATGGTATATCCATTTTATTAATTTGTTTTTTTGGCATATTCACTTGCTTCGCGCAAGTGTCGGCAGATTGCGCCAATGCGGTTCCTATTTGTTATAATACTCCGGTCAATGGAGGTACAAATGGTTATGGAATTGATGATTATAATGGTGCGTCAATTTCTGGTTGTATTACTCAAGGTAGTGGTACGATCGAAACGAACTCCGCTTGGTATACCTTCAAAATTGGAGAAGTAGGGCAATTGGGGTTTAATATTGGGTTCGATTCAAACGAAGATTGGGATTTCGCACTATACAGAACTAACGATTGTAATGCACTGGGAGATCCGGTGAGATGTAACTATTTTGATAATTCTGATGATAGCAGTTATATAGGGGTGGGCGAAGACCCTACAGGCATAGAAAATATACAGTATGATGATTGGTTATTAGTTGAGCCGGGTGAAGAATACCTTTTAATGATCAATAACTTTAGTAATAATAATTCCGGATTTTCCATTCAGTTTTCAGGGACTATTTTTGTTGAGTTTCCTAATTCAGCCCTGGACTGTGATATTATAGACAATTTGCTAGGTCCGCCTATTATAGCATGTGATAATGAAACGGTAGTATTAGATGCTACAACGACCGATGCTATAACCTATGAATGGTATTTAGATGCAGGTACAGGCTATCAACGTATACCTGGTGAGAGTGATCCAGAATTATCAGTGGCGGTTTCTGGAATGTACCGCGTTTTGGTTGTGAGACCTTTAGGGAATAATTTAATAAGTGAAACACAGGTGGCATATGCCCCTTCTCCAGAAACTCATGAACTAGAAGATGAAACGGCATGTTTAGATGGTACGGTCATTGATTTTAACGAAAAAGATGCTGAAGCATTGGGCGGGCAAAGTCCCCTAGATTTTCGTGTATCTTACCATGAAAGTTTTGAAGACGCTTTTGATGGTGCCAATGCGCTTTCTAAAGAGTTTGTGCCTACACAAGTTTACCAAACTATATATGTTAGAACAACTTCTATTGAAAATTCCATGTGTTTTGATGCTTCTGAGTCTTTTGAGGTTGAAGGAATAGAATTGCCCATTTTAGATTTTGATACTGAGGTTTATATCTGCGGAGATGAGCCGGTAGTCACCATTGGTCAACGTATACCTGATGCTAGTTTTACGTATGAGTGGAGTTCAGGTCAAACAAGTTCTTTAATTACAGTGGCAGAACCAGGTGTTTATACCTTATCGGTGACCAATACGCAAGGGTTGATACAATGTATTACCGTAAGATCGGTTACCGTTGTTTTCTCTAGTCCGCCCGTTATATCCGATATTACCATTGAATATGAGGATGATGCATCAAACATGGTAAATGTTTATTTGGAAGAGAATGGTGATTTTGAATATCAGGTAGATGATCAAGCACCGCAAAATAGTAGTGTATTCAATAATTTATTTCCAGGAGAACATACAATAACGGTACGTGACCCCAATGGCTGTGGTTCTGATACCAGAGATATTGTAGTAGTAGGCTTTCCTAAGTTTTTTACTCCAAACGGTGATAATGTTAACGATGTTTGGAAAGTAGATGGTCTATCTGCATTAGAAGATCCGATGATCACTATTTACGACCGTTATGGTAAATTGTTATATCAGATATTCGAAGATTCCAGTGGTTGGAATGGTTCTTTCAATGGGCAGTTATTGCCGGAATCCGATTACTGGTTTAAACTTTCTTACACCAATTCTTTAGGGGAGAATACCAACGCATCATATATTAATAACCACTTCACTTTAAAGCGTTAA
- a CDS encoding OmpP1/FadL family transporter gives MKRYLTFVILMACAIGSAQNINEALRYGTENLQGTARFQAMGGAFGALGGDLSSLNINPAGSAVFNNSLFTISGSNYNTNNEARYFGDTNITKDNTIELNQIGGAFVFRNTDSNSDWQKFTLAFNYDLVNNFDNEYYVSGSSTQGIDTYFSEYAQGTPFGSILVQDGEFLEEAYLDIGSAQGFRDQQAFLGYYGGILDPETEDDANTNYVSNTLYDFVEQDFIRRTTGYNSKFTINVASQYKENIFLGASLNFHSVLYTQFDQFTESGYEPNSEITRTTFDNYLETEGNGFSFSLGAIAKLNDNVRLGGSYQSPTWYRLEDNTSQRINSDLADADINFINFNIINLFESYTVKTPSKLTGSLAVIFAKDGLLSFDYGYQDFSQSELRPTNDPSFQTVNSQIASELGAVSTFRLGGEYRIQQVSLRAGYRFEQSPYSNGNTIGDLNAISGGIGYNFGGSKLDFSLSRSQQDVSERLFNAGITTPAMIDRGITNATLSYTINF, from the coding sequence ATGAAAAGATATTTGACTTTCGTAATACTAATGGCATGTGCCATTGGTAGCGCTCAAAATATAAACGAAGCCTTACGTTACGGTACAGAAAACCTACAAGGTACCGCTCGCTTTCAAGCTATGGGCGGTGCATTTGGGGCTTTAGGTGGCGACCTATCCTCCTTAAACATAAACCCTGCCGGTTCAGCGGTATTCAACAATAGCCTTTTCACCATCTCGGGGTCCAATTACAATACCAATAATGAAGCACGGTATTTTGGTGACACCAACATAACAAAAGACAATACTATTGAATTAAATCAAATTGGTGGCGCCTTTGTTTTCAGGAATACCGACTCCAATTCCGATTGGCAGAAATTTACCTTGGCTTTCAATTATGATTTGGTGAACAATTTTGATAATGAATACTATGTTTCAGGAAGTAGCACACAAGGTATAGACACGTATTTCTCCGAATATGCCCAAGGCACACCTTTTGGCTCCATTCTTGTACAAGATGGTGAATTTTTAGAGGAAGCTTATTTAGACATTGGTTCAGCACAAGGCTTTAGGGATCAACAAGCATTTTTAGGATATTATGGCGGTATTCTTGACCCAGAAACTGAAGATGACGCAAATACTAATTATGTAAGCAACACGCTTTATGATTTTGTGGAGCAAGATTTCATAAGAAGAACAACCGGGTACAATAGCAAGTTTACCATCAATGTAGCTTCACAGTACAAAGAAAACATATTTCTAGGTGCTTCATTAAACTTCCACAGTGTACTCTATACGCAGTTTGATCAATTTACCGAGAGTGGTTACGAGCCTAATTCTGAAATAACCAGAACTACTTTTGATAATTATTTAGAAACGGAGGGTAATGGTTTTTCTTTCAGTCTAGGTGCTATTGCGAAATTAAACGATAATGTACGTCTGGGCGGTAGCTACCAATCACCAACCTGGTATCGTTTAGAGGATAATACTTCTCAACGCATTAATTCCGATCTTGCGGATGCCGATATTAATTTTATCAATTTTAATATTATTAATCTTTTTGAAAGCTATACAGTTAAAACACCAAGTAAACTTACCGGTAGTTTAGCCGTAATATTTGCAAAAGATGGGCTTTTGAGTTTTGATTATGGTTACCAAGATTTCTCACAATCCGAACTCCGCCCTACCAACGACCCAAGTTTTCAGACGGTAAATTCACAAATTGCGAGTGAGTTAGGCGCTGTTTCAACCTTTAGACTTGGTGGTGAATATAGAATTCAACAAGTAAGTTTAAGGGCAGGTTATCGCTTTGAACAAAGTCCATATTCAAATGGCAATACTATAGGTGATTTAAACGCTATTTCTGGTGGTATAGGCTATAACTTCGGCGGCAGTAAGCTAGACTTTTCTCTAAGCCGTTCTCAACAAGACGTTAGCGAAAGACTTTTCAATGCAGGTATTACAACACCTGCTATGATAGATAGAGGTATTACCAATGCAACCTTAAGTTATACAATAAACTTTTAA
- the folE gene encoding GTP cyclohydrolase I FolE, with translation MKIEDTLENQFDEIGNDHISTSEDTPLRSDAFDLDDAEKIERIRNNVREIMHTLGLDLNDDSLKGTPNRVAKMYVNEIFGGLNPSRRPKASTFDNKYKYGEMLVEKNITLYSTCEHHLLPIVGRAHVAYISNGTVVGLSKMNRIVDYYAKRPQVQERLNIQIVRELQKALGTEDVACVIDAKHLCVNSRGIRDIDSSTVTAEYGGKFKEELVRREFLNYLNLDTHF, from the coding sequence ATGAAAATTGAGGATACACTGGAAAATCAATTTGACGAAATAGGAAACGATCATATTTCTACGTCAGAAGATACTCCTTTACGTTCAGACGCTTTTGATTTGGACGATGCCGAAAAAATTGAACGTATTCGCAATAACGTACGTGAAATCATGCATACTTTGGGTTTAGATTTAAACGATGACAGTTTAAAAGGTACGCCTAATAGAGTTGCAAAAATGTATGTCAATGAAATTTTTGGTGGTTTAAACCCTAGTAGAAGACCAAAGGCATCTACTTTTGACAACAAGTATAAGTACGGTGAAATGTTGGTGGAAAAGAATATTACTTTGTACTCCACTTGTGAGCATCATTTATTACCTATTGTTGGTCGTGCTCACGTAGCCTATATTTCTAACGGTACCGTAGTTGGGCTTTCAAAAATGAATCGTATCGTTGATTACTATGCCAAGAGACCTCAAGTTCAAGAACGTTTAAATATTCAAATCGTAAGAGAATTACAAAAAGCGTTAGGTACTGAAGACGTTGCATGTGTAATTGATGCCAAGCACCTTTGTGTAAACTCAAGAGGCATACGTGACATAGACAGTAGCACGGTAACGGCTGAATATGGTGGAAAATTCAAGGAAGAATTGGTACGCCGCGAGTTTTTGAACTACCTTAATTTAGACACCCATTTTTAA
- the proS gene encoding proline--tRNA ligase, translated as MSKNLTKRSEDYSKWYNELVVKADLAENSGVRGCMVIKPYGFGIWEKMQAGLDKMFKETGHENAYFPLFIPKSYLSKEASHVEGFAKECAVVTHYRLKNAEDGSGIIVDPEAKLEEELIVRPTSETIIWDTYRKWIQSYRDLPLLINQWANVVRWEMRTRLFLRTAEFLWQEGHTAHATEKEAIEEAEQMMNVYADFVENHMAVPVIKGTKTESERFAGAIETYCIEALMQDGKALQAGTSHFLGQNFAKAFDVKFATKEGGKEHVWATSWGVSTRLMGALVMTHSDDNGLVIPPKLAPIQVVIVPIYKGIDQLDQISETVNPLVKELRSKGISVKFDNRDTHKPGFKFNEYELRGVPVRLAIGPRDMENGTYEVARRDTLEKETVNAADVVEKIEFLMDDIQKNMYQKALDYRNNHITEVNSYDEFKKVLEEKGGFISAHWDGSKETEELVKEETKATIRCIPIDAKSEEGVCMVSGKPSQKRVLFAKAY; from the coding sequence ATGAGTAAAAATTTGACAAAGAGAAGCGAGGATTATTCCAAGTGGTATAATGAATTGGTAGTTAAGGCCGATCTAGCCGAAAACTCCGGTGTTAGAGGTTGTATGGTCATAAAACCATATGGTTTTGGTATTTGGGAGAAGATGCAAGCTGGTTTGGATAAAATGTTCAAGGAGACCGGACATGAGAACGCCTATTTTCCATTGTTTATTCCAAAATCATATTTAAGTAAAGAAGCAAGTCACGTAGAAGGTTTTGCAAAAGAATGTGCAGTTGTAACACATTATAGGTTAAAGAATGCCGAAGACGGAAGCGGTATAATCGTAGATCCAGAAGCTAAACTAGAGGAGGAGCTTATTGTTAGACCTACTTCTGAAACTATTATATGGGATACTTATAGAAAATGGATACAGTCCTACAGAGATTTACCATTATTAATTAACCAATGGGCAAATGTGGTTCGTTGGGAGATGCGTACAAGATTGTTCTTGAGAACGGCAGAATTTTTATGGCAAGAAGGTCATACGGCCCATGCTACGGAAAAAGAAGCCATAGAAGAGGCAGAGCAAATGATGAACGTGTATGCTGATTTTGTTGAAAATCATATGGCGGTGCCTGTAATTAAAGGAACTAAGACCGAAAGTGAAAGATTTGCAGGGGCAATTGAGACATATTGTATAGAGGCTTTAATGCAAGATGGTAAAGCCTTACAGGCAGGTACATCTCACTTTTTGGGCCAGAATTTCGCTAAGGCTTTTGATGTTAAATTTGCGACCAAGGAAGGCGGTAAAGAGCATGTATGGGCTACTTCATGGGGGGTATCTACAAGGTTAATGGGTGCTTTGGTAATGACTCATAGTGATGATAATGGTTTAGTTATTCCTCCAAAATTAGCACCTATACAAGTTGTTATTGTACCTATTTATAAAGGAATTGATCAATTGGACCAAATTTCGGAAACTGTTAATCCGTTAGTGAAAGAACTAAGGAGTAAAGGTATTTCAGTGAAATTTGATAATAGAGATACGCACAAACCAGGGTTTAAGTTCAATGAATATGAATTAAGGGGGGTGCCTGTACGTTTGGCTATTGGACCAAGAGATATGGAAAATGGTACTTATGAAGTGGCAAGAAGAGATACCTTGGAAAAAGAAACGGTAAATGCTGCAGATGTAGTTGAAAAAATCGAGTTCTTAATGGACGATATTCAAAAGAATATGTACCAGAAAGCACTTGATTACAGAAATAATCATATAACCGAAGTGAATTCTTATGATGAATTCAAAAAAGTTTTAGAAGAAAAAGGAGGATTTATTTCTGCTCATTGGGATGGAAGTAAAGAAACGGAAGAACTAGTGAAGGAGGAGACAAAAGCCACTATACGTTGCATTCCTATTGATGCAAAGAGTGAAGAAGGTGTGTGTATGGTTAGTGGTAAACCGTCTCAAAAAAGGGTGTTATTTGCAAAAGCATATTAA
- a CDS encoding AraC family transcriptional regulator, giving the protein MIKLSDNFLEGRRLETMVENQTSYTMNNAAMHVFETHEQAASVLLKFEQPVLASMIQGKKIMHLRDYEAFDFLPGESLVLPANESMCIDFPEAMAKNPTRCLAMAISEDKINKVLQFMNENMPKSTKEAWGLMDYNFHFVNDRGIYQIIQRLLFLFSEDHPSKDIFVDNMLRELIIRILQTNERKIYSNTTLSIKKESRLTEVIRYIRNNVHKSLNVDDLSKMACMSPSHFYRTFKQELGISPVEFINNERIKLAVGLLQDPKRSIKDVYLDCGFESRSYFNRVFKTRQHLAPGEYQSKLQKSKYLD; this is encoded by the coding sequence GTGATTAAGTTATCAGATAATTTCCTAGAAGGAAGGCGTTTAGAGACCATGGTGGAGAATCAGACATCTTACACAATGAACAATGCCGCCATGCATGTTTTTGAAACCCATGAACAAGCAGCTAGTGTTCTTTTAAAATTTGAACAGCCAGTTTTGGCCAGTATGATCCAAGGGAAAAAGATTATGCATTTACGAGATTATGAGGCATTTGATTTTTTACCTGGAGAATCTTTGGTTCTACCTGCAAACGAAAGTATGTGTATTGATTTTCCTGAAGCTATGGCAAAAAATCCTACAAGATGTTTGGCAATGGCTATTTCAGAAGATAAGATAAATAAGGTATTACAGTTCATGAATGAGAATATGCCAAAAAGTACCAAAGAGGCATGGGGATTAATGGACTATAATTTTCATTTTGTAAATGATAGGGGTATATACCAAATCATTCAGAGATTGTTGTTTTTGTTTTCAGAAGACCACCCATCAAAAGATATTTTTGTGGATAATATGTTGAGAGAGTTGATCATTCGTATTTTACAGACCAATGAACGTAAAATTTATAGTAACACCACATTATCCATTAAAAAAGAAAGTAGGTTGACCGAGGTTATACGTTATATTAGAAATAACGTTCATAAATCTTTAAATGTAGATGACCTTAGTAAGATGGCTTGTATGAGTCCCTCTCACTTTTATAGGACTTTTAAGCAAGAGTTAGGGATATCTCCTGTGGAGTTTATCAATAACGAGCGTATAAAATTAGCGGTAGGTCTGTTGCAAGATCCTAAAAGAAGCATAAAAGACGTATATCTTGACTGCGGATTTGAAAGTAGATCTTATTTCAATAGGGTTTTTAAAACAAGACAGCATTTAGCACCAGGTGAATACCAGTCTAAACTTCAAAAATCAAAATATTTAGATTAA
- the rpsT gene encoding 30S ribosomal protein S20, whose translation MANHKSALKRIRRNEAVRLRNRYQHKTTRNAIKRLRAEESKKDAEALFPSVVSMIDRLAKRNIIHDNKAANLKSKLAKHVAAL comes from the coding sequence ATGGCAAATCACAAGTCGGCATTAAAGAGAATTAGAAGAAACGAAGCAGTTCGTTTACGTAACAGATATCAGCATAAAACTACACGTAATGCTATAAAGAGATTGCGTGCAGAAGAATCTAAGAAAGATGCAGAGGCTCTTTTTCCAAGTGTTGTTAGTATGATCGATCGTTTAGCTAAGCGTAACATTATTCATGATAACAAAGCTGCTAACTTAAAAAGTAAGTTGGCAAAGCACGTTGCCGCTTTGTAA
- a CDS encoding T9SS type B sorting domain-containing protein, whose amino-acid sequence MRVLICSICCLFLFCYKVNAQNSADCRTAIPVCADQPIMGIAGGSGDVDDFDPEVIRETGCLEKGSLTSANIEFNTSWFVFRAGTGGQVGFDIEALPSTGSTPTAEWDFAVYGPDVDCAAISNGTAQPIRCNYEVNDTNFTGLGVNPDSGQEGQASLTGNQNTYDEYLDVLPGEIYYILINNFADNFTGDPEPFMLTFTGSSVSADQDTALDCTLRDEFLGLDIVACEGDDPITISALNSPAGADIASVEWTVDYEDDGIIDDTLTGSGDFGAELVIVSPNTGRYFASITTASGSPPTVSDDSGVLVTFYGTPILERVETLDTNLSIDPDQNNIEFFVEGDGDYEYAINDGVFQDSPVFMNVPPGVNTVIINDKNGCGITDPLEFLVVGYPKFFTPNGDGINDDWNVEGIETLSDPVVFIFDRYGKLLKQLGSTDAWDGNYNGQQMPSTDYWFRFEYGEQEDALLVAKTRKTHFSLKR is encoded by the coding sequence ATGAGAGTACTCATTTGTTCTATTTGTTGTTTGTTTCTTTTCTGTTACAAAGTAAACGCACAAAATTCAGCCGATTGTAGAACGGCTATACCTGTTTGTGCCGATCAACCTATTATGGGCATAGCCGGTGGTTCTGGTGATGTAGATGATTTTGATCCGGAAGTTATAAGAGAAACAGGATGTCTAGAGAAAGGAAGTCTAACTTCGGCCAATATTGAATTCAATACATCTTGGTTTGTTTTTAGGGCAGGTACCGGCGGTCAGGTTGGTTTTGATATTGAGGCGTTGCCTTCAACTGGTTCTACACCTACGGCAGAATGGGATTTTGCAGTTTATGGACCAGATGTGGATTGTGCAGCTATTAGCAATGGAACGGCACAGCCAATTCGTTGTAATTACGAAGTGAACGATACAAACTTTACCGGTCTTGGTGTAAATCCCGATAGTGGTCAAGAAGGTCAGGCATCGTTAACAGGTAATCAAAATACATATGATGAGTATTTAGATGTGTTGCCAGGTGAGATTTATTATATCTTGATCAATAATTTTGCAGACAATTTTACAGGTGACCCAGAGCCATTTATGTTAACTTTTACAGGTAGCTCTGTTAGTGCTGATCAAGATACTGCCTTAGATTGTACCTTAAGGGATGAATTTTTAGGATTGGATATTGTTGCTTGCGAAGGTGATGACCCTATCACCATTAGTGCGTTGAATTCACCAGCAGGTGCGGATATCGCCAGCGTTGAATGGACGGTAGATTATGAAGACGACGGTATTATTGATGATACATTAACGGGTTCAGGAGATTTTGGAGCGGAATTGGTTATTGTTAGCCCAAATACAGGACGTTATTTTGCAAGTATTACAACGGCATCGGGCTCTCCGCCAACGGTAAGCGATGATAGTGGGGTGTTGGTTACGTTCTATGGCACACCTATTTTGGAAAGAGTAGAAACATTGGATACCAATCTCTCCATTGATCCAGATCAAAATAATATCGAATTTTTTGTTGAGGGTGATGGGGACTATGAATATGCGATCAATGACGGCGTATTTCAAGATAGTCCTGTTTTTATGAATGTTCCACCTGGTGTTAACACGGTTATTATTAATGATAAAAATGGTTGCGGTATTACTGATCCCTTAGAATTTTTGGTCGTCGGGTATCCAAAGTTTTTCACCCCTAATGGGGATGGTATTAATGATGACTGGAATGTAGAGGGAATAGAGACGTTAAGTGACCCTGTTGTGTTTATTTTTGATAGGTATGGTAAGCTTCTAAAGCAATTGGGTTCAACAGATGCTTGGGACGGAAATTACAATGGACAGCAAATGCCATCTACAGATTATTGGTTTCGCTTTGAATATGGTGAACAAGAAGATGCCTTATTAGTTGCCAAAACCCGAAAAACTCATTTTTCACTAAAAAGGTAA
- the cysS gene encoding cysteine--tRNA ligase, giving the protein MQLYESQEIKVYNSLTGKKEVFKPINTGHIGMYVCGPTVYSNVHLGNCRTFMSFDMIFRYFKHLGYKVRYVRNITDAGHLVDDAEDGEDKIAKKARLEKLEPMEVVQRYTVDFHNILEKFNFLPPSIEPTATGHIIEQIEIIKDILEKGFAYETNGSVYFDVAKFNQEHEYGKLSGRKLEDMIANTRDLAAQDDKHNPQDFALWKKAEPQHIMRWPSPWGDGFPGWHLECTAMSTKYLGETFDIHGGGMDLKFPHHECEIAQAEACNGQSPVNYWLHANMLTLNGRKMAKSTGNSILPGEIFSGENDILSKPFSPSMVRFFMMQAHYTSILDMSNDALLASEKGFNKLMEAFNSLKSLQTGKTTEFDVKGWKTSCYAAMNDDFNTPILIAKLFDAVKHINLIKEGTESITETDKQELEQTLQNFVFDVLGLENKNSSDADTEKLGGVVELLIELRKAARENKDFATSDKIRDQLDALGIQLKDGKEGTTYSL; this is encoded by the coding sequence ATGCAATTGTACGAAAGTCAAGAAATCAAAGTATACAATTCCCTTACCGGAAAAAAAGAAGTTTTTAAACCCATAAACACAGGCCATATTGGCATGTATGTTTGTGGACCTACGGTGTATAGCAATGTACACTTAGGAAACTGTAGAACTTTTATGTCCTTTGACATGATTTTCAGATACTTTAAACATCTTGGCTATAAAGTACGTTATGTGCGCAATATTACCGATGCAGGTCATTTGGTAGATGACGCTGAAGACGGTGAAGACAAAATTGCAAAAAAGGCACGGTTAGAAAAATTGGAGCCCATGGAAGTTGTACAGCGCTATACTGTAGATTTTCATAATATATTGGAAAAATTCAATTTTTTACCACCAAGTATTGAGCCTACCGCTACAGGACATATCATAGAACAAATTGAAATCATTAAGGATATTCTTGAAAAGGGATTTGCCTATGAAACCAATGGTTCTGTATATTTTGATGTTGCAAAATTTAATCAAGAACATGAGTATGGTAAATTAAGCGGGCGCAAGCTTGAAGATATGATTGCCAATACACGTGATCTTGCTGCCCAAGATGACAAACACAACCCTCAAGATTTTGCTTTGTGGAAAAAAGCGGAGCCACAGCATATTATGAGATGGCCATCACCTTGGGGAGATGGTTTCCCAGGCTGGCATTTAGAATGTACAGCCATGAGCACCAAATACTTAGGCGAAACATTTGACATTCACGGGGGCGGTATGGATTTGAAATTCCCACACCATGAATGCGAAATTGCCCAAGCTGAAGCATGCAATGGCCAAAGTCCGGTCAATTATTGGTTACATGCAAATATGTTGACCTTGAACGGTAGAAAAATGGCAAAATCTACAGGAAACAGCATTCTCCCCGGTGAAATTTTTTCTGGCGAAAATGATATTTTAAGCAAGCCCTTTTCCCCGTCCATGGTAAGGTTTTTTATGATGCAAGCGCATTATACCAGTATTTTAGATATGAGCAATGATGCGTTGTTAGCTTCTGAAAAAGGATTCAATAAACTTATGGAGGCTTTTAACTCGTTGAAATCTTTACAAACGGGCAAAACTACCGAATTTGATGTTAAAGGTTGGAAAACATCTTGCTATGCCGCCATGAACGATGATTTTAACACGCCTATTTTAATAGCAAAGCTTTTTGATGCCGTTAAGCATATTAATTTAATCAAAGAAGGCACTGAATCTATAACCGAAACAGATAAACAAGAATTAGAACAAACCTTACAAAATTTTGTTTTTGATGTTTTAGGCCTGGAGAACAAAAACAGTTCTGACGCAGATACTGAAAAACTGGGAGGTGTTGTAGAATTGTTGATCGAGTTACGCAAAGCGGCAAGGGAAAATAAAGACTTTGCTACTTCAGATAAAATACGAGATCAATTGGATGCATTAGGTATTCAACTAAAAGACGGTAAAGAAGGTACAACGTATAGCCTTTAA